CGTCCCACCTCGCAACTGCGCGAGCAGGAAGCCCTGATCGCCGACGAGCTGAGCCGGGAAGGAGCCCTCTGATGAGCACCGTGGTGCACGAGAAACTCTCCATGGCGCAGGCCCTCAACCAGGCCCTGCGCGACGCGCTGGCGGACGACCCGGCGGTGGTCGTGTTCGGCGAGGACGTCGGCGCGCTGGGCGGCGTCTTCCGGATCACCGACGGGCTGACCGCCGCGTTCGGCGAGAACCGCTGCTTCGACACGCCGCTGGCCGAGTCGGGGATCGTCGGGATGGCCGTCGGGATGGCGATGAACGGCATGCGCCCGGTCGTGGAGATGCAGTTCGACGCGTTCGCCTACCCGGCGTTCGAGCAGATCGTCAGCCACGTCGCGAAGATGCGGAACCGGACCCGGGGCCGGGTGCCGCTGCCGATGGTGATCCGGGTCCCGTACGCCGGTGGCATCGGCGGCGTCGAGCACCACTGCGACTCCTCGGAGGCGTACTACGCGCACACGCCGGGCCTGCAGGTGGTCGCGCCGGCCACCCCGGCCGACGCGTACGCGCTGCTGCGGGCGTCGATCGCCAGCCCGGACCCGGTGATCTTCCTGGAGCCCAAGAAGCTCTACTGGAGCAAGGAGGAGATCGAGTTCCCGGTCCAGGCGCCGGGCATCGGCACCGCCGTCGTGCGCCGGTCCGGGACCGACGCGACGCTCATCGCGTACGGCCCGAGCGTGCCGGTGGCCCTGGAGGCCGCCGAGGTCGCCGCCGCCGAGGGCCGCAGCCTGCAGGTCGTCGACTTGCGCTCGATCGTCCCGTTCGACGACGAGACGGTGTGCGCCGCGGTGCGCTCCACCGGCCGCGCCGTGGTCGTCACCGAGTCGGCCGGGTTCGCCGGCGTCGGCGCGGAGATCGCCGCCCGGGTCGGCGAACGCTGCTTCACCAGCCTGGCCGCCCCGGTGCGCCGGGTGGCCGGCTTCGACATCCCGTACCCGCCGCCGAAGCTGGAGCACTTCCAGCTGCCCGGCGTGGACCGGGTGCTCGACGCCGTCGACGACCTCAACTGGGAGCAGTGATGACCACGCGTACGTTCGTTCTGCCCGACCTCGGCGAGGGCCTCACCGAGGCGGAGGTGGTGCAGTGGCTGGTCGCCGAGGGCGACGTGGTCGCCGTGGACCAGAGCATCGCCGAGGTGGAGACGGCGAAATCGGTGGTCGAGGTGCCGTCCCCGTACGCCGGCCGGGTCCGCACGCTGCACGCGAAGGCGGGCAGCACCCTCGCGGTCGGCGAACCTCTGATCAGCGTCGAGGCGGCGGAGGTGGCCGCGGAGACGGCGGCGGCCGAGACCTACCGGGAGGAGGAGAAGGCCGGCTCCGGCAACGTCCTGGTCGGATACGGCACCTCGGACGCCCCGGTCCGGGCCCGGCACCGCAGGCCGCGCGCCGGCGTGCGGACCGCGACCGGCCCGGCCGCGCGCCCGCCGCAGGTCGTCTCGCCACTGGTCCGCAACCTCGCCCGCAGCAACGGCGTCGACCTGACCACGGTGGAGCCGACCGGCCGGGGCGGGGTGATCACCCGCGCCGACGTGGAACGGGCGATGGCCGCCCCCGCCGCGACCGCGGCCGCCCCCGCCCCCG
This window of the Actinoplanes oblitus genome carries:
- a CDS encoding alpha-ketoacid dehydrogenase subunit beta, which produces MSTVVHEKLSMAQALNQALRDALADDPAVVVFGEDVGALGGVFRITDGLTAAFGENRCFDTPLAESGIVGMAVGMAMNGMRPVVEMQFDAFAYPAFEQIVSHVAKMRNRTRGRVPLPMVIRVPYAGGIGGVEHHCDSSEAYYAHTPGLQVVAPATPADAYALLRASIASPDPVIFLEPKKLYWSKEEIEFPVQAPGIGTAVVRRSGTDATLIAYGPSVPVALEAAEVAAAEGRSLQVVDLRSIVPFDDETVCAAVRSTGRAVVVTESAGFAGVGAEIAARVGERCFTSLAAPVRRVAGFDIPYPPPKLEHFQLPGVDRVLDAVDDLNWEQ